Proteins co-encoded in one Bremerella sp. TYQ1 genomic window:
- a CDS encoding PVC-type heme-binding CxxCH protein, whose protein sequence is MIRNLLLALVVSASLASAAWANPVVYEGESGIGKGKHIVFLAGDHEYRSEETLPAMARILAKHHGFKCTVLFTLDKKTGDILPGSSHMPGTEVLKDADLMIIFLRFQDFPKEQMQPIVDYLKRGGPVVGLRTSTHAFKIPEDSPYAKFNFRYAGKDFHMGFGRQVLGETWAGHYGKNHVMSTRLDLVAQQKDHPVLNGVKDAWVEAGGYWTEPLEDCTVLAMAQPLQGMKIDSPVAKDKKPCPGVWVREYEYEPGNKGRVFTTTYGASEDLRNDGFRRMLTNGCLWAMGLESQIKPDLKIDFVGLYHPSRFSNGGHRKGVKPAEIKGWDSPILPDHSNAKDKTTAMKAPRRDNGRDARKQNVQDAKNKKLENPPELTEEDFSAFAIYEKTAPRPEAAKPVATSLPLPLKKGDRIALIGNTLLERSQDFGHFEAMLQQKFPQHQLVVRHLAWSADAIDQQPRPDNFADTQQHLVHEKADVILAAFGFNESFAGPGGLADFRRKLGDYLTDLKSKAYNGKSAPRIVLISPIANENIDNVPAATLNNANIQLYVDVMRDVAAEQNVGFANVFPTTAAEMASPGTDLTINGVHLNEAGDRVFSAALFEQLFQEKPPEIRQAMLDTIVDKNLQFFRRFRPLNTFYYTGGRNKDYGYLDFLPAMRNFDMMVANRDQRIWDIAQGKSVPEKVDDSNVPPLPMTKQSRGANQWMTAADEKQAFDMDPRFEVNLFAGEEEFPDMVNPIQMRWDSKGRLWVSCSTTYPHVYPGNEPNDKLVILEDTDGDGKADKSTVFADDLHIPLSFEFGDGGVYVSEQPNLTFLKDTDGDDKADIKKTVLRGFGTEDSHHSLHDFTWTPDGDLIFRESIFHHSQVETPYGPVRQQNSGWFRFDPKTQRLISFGTYPSTNPWGVSFDRWGQHMASHPVYAEAHHAVDPPYPLQNDRPKGLQAYSGVCGHHIVDWNTFPEELQDTFIKVRYKPTNRVEILKWKEGPYGFTEEYVGDLLFSRNLSFIPVDLQWGPRGDLYVCDWYNPIKGHAQYSLRDERRDRHSGRIWRITAKDKPLQEAPKIADASIPELLELLKRREYAIRFMAKRELGERDPAEVKPLLDAWISGLNADDPEFRHHQVEGLWTYRWIDAVPMVPATDETPEADLAAAVGVLEDLLACENHMARAAATKQLRYWYPYVPQWQQRLKDAANDENGIVRMQAAVAATYIGSKPAFNAVLDVLKHPREGHVAYAITCALMSKPMRAHWEGNPRYNIARILKQASQDAEIKEPKPTVAEAKFDAQKNLREVKISCLEERMLFDVKHFMVVPGQPLKIVFTNPDATDHNFVIVKPDALADVGMAANEMAKDPTNADSDFIPREKMDLIIQNTPMIGPTRSAQIAVLRFHAPKEEGIYPYVCTFPGHWVVMNGVMVVAKDDASAQALMDASVPQVIKEWTMADFADFAQHPRKKDDATLVRGMTAFVKARCNQCHVVAGHGTNLGPDLTESVKKLKGKDLLQQMVDPSSQINEKFQNVQFLTIGGRVITGVVVNEDKQAFHVATNLLTPNSLTIIPKDDVEQMAPSKMSPMPGGLLNTLTKEEIYDLHSYLEAGGYEMPEHLKHLHNHGDHAHGKEK, encoded by the coding sequence ATGATTCGCAACTTGCTGCTTGCTCTTGTCGTATCTGCGTCGCTCGCTTCCGCTGCTTGGGCCAATCCAGTCGTCTACGAAGGTGAGTCCGGTATTGGAAAGGGCAAGCACATCGTTTTTCTGGCGGGTGATCACGAATACCGCTCGGAAGAAACATTGCCGGCAATGGCGCGGATACTTGCCAAGCATCATGGCTTCAAATGTACGGTGCTGTTCACGCTCGACAAAAAGACCGGCGACATCTTGCCAGGCTCTAGCCACATGCCTGGGACCGAAGTGTTGAAAGATGCCGACCTGATGATCATCTTCCTCCGCTTCCAAGATTTCCCGAAAGAACAGATGCAGCCGATTGTCGATTACCTAAAGCGAGGTGGTCCTGTCGTTGGCCTGCGAACATCAACGCATGCGTTCAAAATCCCAGAAGATTCTCCCTACGCAAAGTTCAATTTCCGCTATGCCGGTAAGGACTTTCATATGGGTTTTGGCCGCCAGGTTTTGGGCGAAACCTGGGCGGGGCATTACGGTAAGAATCATGTCATGAGCACGCGGCTCGATCTTGTCGCACAGCAGAAAGATCACCCAGTGTTAAACGGCGTGAAGGATGCCTGGGTGGAAGCAGGCGGCTATTGGACCGAGCCACTGGAAGATTGCACCGTGTTAGCGATGGCTCAGCCGCTGCAAGGCATGAAGATCGATTCGCCGGTAGCAAAGGATAAGAAGCCATGCCCTGGTGTTTGGGTTCGTGAATATGAATACGAGCCTGGCAACAAGGGACGCGTTTTCACGACGACCTACGGAGCCTCGGAAGACCTACGTAACGATGGCTTTCGCCGCATGCTGACCAATGGCTGTTTGTGGGCGATGGGCCTGGAATCGCAAATCAAGCCAGACTTGAAGATCGATTTCGTCGGCCTTTACCATCCGTCGCGATTCAGCAATGGTGGGCACCGCAAAGGGGTGAAGCCTGCCGAAATTAAAGGATGGGATTCGCCAATCCTGCCGGATCATAGCAACGCAAAAGATAAGACGACGGCGATGAAAGCTCCACGCCGCGACAATGGACGCGATGCACGGAAGCAGAATGTTCAAGATGCGAAGAACAAGAAGCTGGAAAACCCGCCAGAACTGACCGAAGAAGACTTTTCTGCGTTCGCTATTTATGAAAAGACGGCTCCTCGTCCAGAAGCGGCCAAGCCGGTCGCCACTTCGTTGCCGCTGCCATTAAAAAAAGGGGACCGAATCGCGTTGATCGGGAACACGTTGCTGGAACGGTCGCAGGACTTTGGCCATTTCGAAGCGATGTTGCAGCAGAAGTTTCCACAGCATCAACTGGTCGTTCGTCACCTGGCTTGGTCGGCCGATGCGATCGATCAGCAACCGCGACCTGACAACTTCGCCGATACGCAGCAGCACTTAGTCCATGAAAAAGCGGATGTCATTCTCGCTGCGTTTGGTTTCAACGAATCGTTCGCCGGGCCAGGCGGCTTGGCTGACTTTCGCCGCAAGCTGGGCGATTACCTGACCGACTTGAAGTCGAAGGCCTACAACGGCAAGTCTGCTCCGCGCATCGTGTTGATCTCGCCGATTGCCAACGAAAACATCGACAACGTCCCAGCCGCGACGCTTAATAACGCGAACATTCAGCTTTATGTTGACGTGATGCGAGACGTGGCCGCGGAACAGAACGTCGGTTTCGCCAATGTCTTTCCGACGACCGCAGCCGAAATGGCGAGTCCCGGCACCGATTTGACCATTAACGGTGTGCATCTCAATGAAGCGGGCGATCGTGTCTTTTCTGCAGCGTTGTTCGAGCAGTTGTTTCAGGAAAAACCGCCTGAGATTCGTCAGGCCATGTTAGATACGATTGTCGACAAAAACTTACAGTTCTTTCGTCGCTTTCGCCCACTCAACACGTTCTATTACACCGGCGGTCGAAATAAGGACTATGGCTATCTCGACTTTCTCCCGGCGATGCGAAACTTCGACATGATGGTGGCCAACCGAGATCAGCGGATCTGGGATATCGCCCAAGGTAAGTCGGTGCCCGAGAAAGTCGACGACTCAAACGTTCCGCCGCTGCCGATGACCAAGCAAAGTCGCGGGGCGAATCAGTGGATGACTGCGGCGGACGAAAAACAGGCGTTCGATATGGACCCTCGCTTTGAGGTGAACCTGTTCGCTGGGGAAGAAGAATTCCCCGACATGGTTAATCCGATTCAAATGCGGTGGGACTCAAAAGGGAGACTTTGGGTCAGTTGTTCGACGACTTATCCGCATGTCTATCCCGGGAACGAACCGAACGACAAGCTGGTCATCTTGGAAGATACCGACGGCGATGGCAAAGCGGACAAGTCGACCGTTTTCGCCGACGATCTACACATTCCCCTATCGTTTGAGTTCGGCGATGGAGGCGTTTATGTTTCCGAACAGCCGAACCTGACGTTTCTGAAGGACACCGACGGCGACGACAAAGCGGATATTAAAAAGACCGTCCTGCGTGGTTTCGGCACGGAAGACTCGCATCACTCGCTGCATGACTTTACCTGGACACCGGATGGTGATTTGATTTTCCGTGAGTCGATCTTTCATCATTCGCAAGTTGAAACACCCTATGGGCCTGTGCGTCAGCAGAACAGCGGTTGGTTCCGTTTCGATCCGAAGACGCAGCGATTGATCAGCTTCGGAACGTATCCTAGTACAAACCCTTGGGGCGTATCGTTTGATCGTTGGGGACAGCACATGGCAAGTCACCCGGTCTACGCCGAGGCCCATCATGCGGTCGATCCTCCTTACCCGCTTCAGAACGATCGCCCGAAAGGCTTGCAAGCCTATTCCGGCGTTTGTGGACATCACATCGTCGACTGGAATACGTTTCCGGAGGAACTGCAAGACACGTTCATCAAAGTTCGTTATAAGCCAACCAACCGCGTCGAAATTTTGAAGTGGAAGGAAGGCCCGTATGGTTTCACCGAGGAATATGTCGGCGACTTGCTGTTCTCGAGAAACCTCAGCTTCATCCCAGTCGATTTGCAGTGGGGGCCGCGGGGCGACTTGTATGTGTGCGACTGGTACAACCCAATTAAAGGGCATGCCCAGTATTCGCTGCGAGACGAGCGTCGCGACCGACACTCTGGCCGTATCTGGCGAATTACCGCCAAGGATAAGCCGCTGCAAGAGGCACCAAAGATTGCGGATGCCTCCATTCCCGAATTGCTGGAGCTGCTGAAGCGACGCGAGTACGCGATTCGTTTCATGGCCAAACGCGAGCTAGGCGAACGAGACCCAGCCGAAGTGAAACCGCTGCTCGACGCATGGATCTCCGGTCTGAATGCGGACGACCCTGAGTTCCGCCATCACCAAGTCGAAGGGCTTTGGACATATCGTTGGATCGATGCGGTGCCGATGGTGCCAGCGACGGACGAAACACCCGAAGCGGATTTGGCTGCCGCCGTTGGTGTGCTGGAAGATCTTCTGGCGTGCGAGAATCATATGGCGCGTGCAGCCGCGACGAAGCAGCTTCGATATTGGTACCCTTACGTTCCGCAGTGGCAACAGCGACTCAAGGATGCGGCTAACGATGAAAATGGTATCGTCCGCATGCAGGCAGCCGTCGCGGCAACGTACATCGGCAGTAAGCCAGCGTTTAATGCCGTGCTGGACGTACTGAAGCATCCTCGCGAAGGGCATGTCGCATATGCGATCACGTGTGCGTTGATGTCAAAACCGATGCGGGCGCACTGGGAAGGAAATCCTCGCTACAACATTGCCCGCATCCTGAAACAGGCCTCGCAGGACGCAGAAATCAAAGAGCCGAAGCCGACCGTCGCCGAGGCTAAGTTCGATGCCCAGAAGAATCTTCGCGAAGTGAAGATCTCGTGCCTCGAAGAGCGAATGTTGTTCGACGTTAAGCACTTCATGGTCGTGCCAGGACAGCCGCTCAAGATTGTCTTCACCAACCCAGATGCGACGGACCACAACTTTGTAATCGTGAAGCCCGACGCCCTGGCCGACGTGGGTATGGCCGCGAACGAAATGGCCAAAGATCCAACCAACGCCGACTCCGATTTCATTCCACGCGAAAAGATGGATTTGATTATTCAGAACACGCCGATGATTGGCCCGACACGTTCGGCCCAGATCGCCGTACTCCGTTTTCATGCTCCGAAGGAAGAAGGCATTTACCCATACGTTTGTACCTTCCCAGGGCACTGGGTGGTGATGAACGGGGTGATGGTGGTTGCCAAGGACGATGCGAGTGCTCAAGCGTTGATGGATGCGAGCGTTCCTCAGGTCATTAAAGAATGGACGATGGCTGACTTCGCGGATTTCGCCCAGCATCCTCGCAAGAAAGATGACGCAACGCTTGTCCGTGGAATGACCGCATTCGTAAAGGCACGCTGCAATCAGTGCCACGTCGTTGCAGGTCACGGGACCAATCTCGGACCAGATCTGACGGAATCGGTCAAGAAGCTGAAAGGCAAAGACCTCCTTCAGCAAATGGTGGATCCTTCCAGCCAGATCAACGAGAAGTTCCAGAACGTGCAGTTTTTGACCATTGGCGGACGCGTGATTACCGGCGTGGTGGTTAACGAGGACAAGCAAGCGTTTCACGTGGCGACCAATTTGTTGACGCCCAACAGCTTGACGATCATTCCGAAGGATGACGTCGAGCAGATGGCCCCGTCAAAAATGTCTCCTATGCCAGGTGGCTTGCTCAACACGCTGACGAAGGAAGAGATCTACGACCTGCACAGCTACCTCGAAGCTGGTGGGTACGAAATGCCTGAGCATTTGAAGCATCTCCATAATCATGGCGATCATGCTCATGGCAAGGAAAAGTAA
- a CDS encoding DJ-1/PfpI family protein, producing MSRLALFTSHKRTKTASSARNRRRVGRNLQGLEDRRMMAGDLVQADLPPLEAEYVETSTINPAADAGWTLDTVADLEANSGQSLETILTVSGDVDSDALLFTASIVPTLEQQLDSQYDLVESDDYHTNCLGNNERWIRSAHGGWFYVLQNGEFYQWQGSFGSSTLLANFDSTHYDNPDLIAEPESIDADVRMDGDVLVITPDAHYTGSFQIEIGATDGTQSAGQTVLVAVTESPVDEDEPTGDPPTEDAQPMPVLMVIANQDFYYQEYSDTRASLEAQGLEVVVAATTTEVSRPHANSGQGSSNGDVTPDLALADVEAEDYSAVVFVGGWGSSSYQYAFEGTYNHGVYNSTDALKATVNDLINDFVAQDKYVTAICHGVSVLAYARVDGTSLLEGTTVSAWAGSAPSSDQPIYTTRQAIEMNGGTMVQSGSIGDPTTAEDDVVIDGRIITAENYDSAAMFGQVIGELVSDPAYIDAVFADWE from the coding sequence ATGTCACGACTTGCCCTTTTCACTTCTCATAAACGCACCAAGACCGCGTCATCGGCTCGCAATCGGCGCCGAGTAGGACGAAACTTACAGGGCCTCGAAGACCGCCGCATGATGGCTGGCGACTTGGTTCAAGCAGACCTTCCGCCGCTGGAGGCTGAGTATGTCGAAACATCAACGATCAATCCTGCAGCGGACGCCGGATGGACGCTCGACACAGTTGCAGATCTGGAGGCGAATAGCGGACAGTCGCTTGAAACGATATTGACGGTTAGTGGCGATGTCGATTCCGATGCGTTGCTGTTCACCGCTTCGATTGTACCGACGCTCGAACAGCAGCTCGACTCTCAATATGATTTGGTCGAGTCGGACGACTACCACACCAACTGCCTGGGCAACAACGAACGTTGGATTCGTTCTGCCCACGGTGGCTGGTTCTATGTGCTGCAAAATGGCGAGTTCTATCAATGGCAAGGCTCATTCGGCAGTAGCACACTGCTGGCCAATTTCGATTCGACGCACTACGACAACCCTGATCTGATTGCGGAACCAGAATCGATTGATGCCGATGTACGCATGGATGGCGACGTGCTCGTAATTACGCCAGATGCCCACTACACCGGAAGTTTTCAGATCGAAATCGGAGCAACCGATGGTACTCAGTCCGCCGGTCAAACAGTTTTGGTTGCCGTAACAGAGTCGCCGGTGGATGAAGATGAACCGACCGGCGACCCTCCTACAGAAGACGCACAACCGATGCCGGTTCTGATGGTGATTGCCAACCAAGACTTCTACTACCAGGAATACTCCGACACGCGAGCTTCTTTGGAAGCCCAGGGCCTGGAAGTTGTTGTGGCGGCGACGACCACCGAAGTCTCCCGCCCACATGCCAACTCAGGGCAAGGTTCCAGCAATGGAGACGTCACGCCAGATTTGGCACTTGCTGATGTCGAAGCGGAAGATTACTCGGCGGTTGTCTTCGTCGGCGGCTGGGGATCGTCCAGCTATCAATACGCCTTCGAGGGAACTTACAACCATGGCGTGTACAACAGCACCGATGCGTTGAAGGCGACCGTAAACGACTTAATCAACGATTTCGTCGCACAAGACAAATATGTCACCGCGATCTGCCATGGCGTTTCCGTTCTGGCATATGCCCGAGTCGACGGCACGAGCTTATTGGAAGGAACGACGGTTTCTGCTTGGGCAGGCTCGGCCCCTAGCTCCGATCAACCAATTTACACCACTCGTCAGGCGATCGAAATGAATGGCGGCACAATGGTGCAGTCTGGTTCGATCGGCGATCCGACCACCGCGGAAGACGACGTAGTAATCGACGGACGCATTATCACGGCTGAAAACTATGATTCGGCCGCGATGTTTGGGCAGGTAATCGGCGAGTTGGTAAGTGATCCGGCGTACATCGATGCGGTCTTCGCCGATTGGGAATAA
- a CDS encoding serine/threonine-protein kinase, whose product MSETRITHPTREELASFFHGTMEESLRQKVEDHVAKCNACCDVLRSLPHDPLVERIHAATSSVDDGVTSISNRTPLFDEEDAGTIPSALLDHPRYRIIRQLGRGGMGVVYQAEHKMMERPVALKVISSRLMKNELAVERFHQEVKAAAKLSHRNIVAAYDAERAGDLHFLVMEFIEGISLDQLVAQRKPLPVLHACNYVMQAAQGLQHAYSRGTVHRDIKPHNLMRTNRGTIKILDFGLARFATQSEQAHDDPGLTADFTALGTPDYMAPEQARDSKRADIRADLYSLGCTLYFLLAGQPPFPQGTAFEKVLGHCEREPQSLTNFRQDIPQEVIAIVVKLMEKQPEQRYQTPAELVEALRPFGHPDSEFATEQTTPHVSMPKTLTSVSKVTSPPAVRPTQSKPHASPPSNVTWIRNNRWAVGSVAALLGGLVAFLIFGDFGNRDRPNEPGVVPAESNAVSSNEPLPNQAGWVDLIPTLDLPANMVAGNWEVTSSGELHVESGPAARIMIPFHPPREYDYEVQFTRNDGTQSIALHFLHGDGNASFDIDGWSENLAGIQNIARRDMRTNPTRVDSVVLENGRRYTAEVHVRRDRVEVYLDDQLLTSHSGDGSDLSLLELWELPEKSLGLGAYDSDTTFHQVRIRPISN is encoded by the coding sequence ATGAGCGAGACCCGAATCACGCATCCCACGCGAGAAGAGCTTGCGTCGTTCTTTCACGGAACGATGGAAGAATCGCTGCGACAGAAAGTCGAAGACCATGTTGCCAAGTGCAATGCTTGCTGCGATGTGCTGCGTTCGCTGCCTCATGATCCACTTGTCGAACGAATTCATGCCGCGACAAGCAGCGTGGACGACGGTGTGACCTCCATCTCCAATCGAACACCACTTTTCGACGAGGAGGACGCTGGAACCATTCCTTCTGCCCTGCTCGACCATCCCCGCTATCGAATCATCCGGCAACTTGGACGCGGGGGTATGGGAGTCGTCTATCAGGCCGAGCACAAGATGATGGAACGTCCCGTCGCGCTGAAGGTGATTAGCTCGCGGTTGATGAAAAACGAGCTTGCCGTAGAACGGTTCCATCAAGAAGTCAAAGCGGCAGCAAAGCTTTCGCATCGCAACATTGTCGCCGCATACGATGCGGAGCGTGCCGGTGACTTGCACTTTTTAGTGATGGAATTCATTGAAGGAATCAGCCTCGATCAGCTTGTCGCCCAACGAAAACCGCTGCCCGTGTTGCATGCATGCAACTACGTAATGCAAGCGGCGCAGGGGCTTCAGCATGCCTATTCACGCGGTACGGTGCATCGCGACATCAAGCCACACAATCTGATGCGAACCAACCGAGGGACGATTAAGATCCTCGACTTTGGACTTGCTCGTTTTGCGACGCAGTCAGAGCAAGCTCACGACGATCCCGGTCTTACAGCTGACTTTACCGCGTTGGGTACGCCGGACTACATGGCGCCGGAACAAGCTCGTGATTCCAAGCGAGCCGATATCCGTGCCGATCTATACAGCCTCGGTTGCACGCTTTATTTCCTGCTCGCCGGGCAACCACCCTTTCCGCAAGGAACGGCCTTCGAGAAAGTCCTTGGGCATTGCGAACGCGAACCGCAGTCGCTGACCAACTTTCGGCAAGACATTCCCCAGGAAGTGATTGCGATTGTCGTAAAGCTTATGGAGAAACAGCCAGAGCAGCGTTACCAAACCCCAGCCGAGTTAGTCGAAGCGCTGCGTCCTTTTGGCCATCCCGATTCGGAATTCGCCACCGAGCAAACCACGCCCCATGTCAGCATGCCAAAGACTTTGACATCAGTGTCAAAGGTCACTTCACCACCCGCGGTACGTCCTACCCAGTCCAAGCCCCATGCGAGTCCTCCCAGCAACGTTACTTGGATTCGCAACAACCGCTGGGCGGTTGGGAGCGTTGCGGCACTGTTAGGCGGGCTAGTTGCCTTTCTCATTTTTGGAGATTTTGGAAATCGTGATCGCCCAAACGAGCCTGGCGTAGTTCCAGCGGAATCGAACGCAGTCTCTTCCAACGAACCGTTACCGAACCAGGCTGGGTGGGTCGATCTGATTCCTACACTCGACCTTCCAGCAAACATGGTGGCAGGCAACTGGGAGGTTACTTCAAGCGGCGAGTTGCATGTAGAGTCTGGTCCCGCGGCCCGAATCATGATTCCGTTTCATCCGCCACGCGAGTATGACTACGAGGTGCAGTTCACGCGAAACGATGGGACACAATCGATCGCGTTGCATTTTCTTCACGGAGACGGTAACGCCTCGTTCGATATCGATGGATGGAGCGAGAACCTGGCCGGCATTCAAAATATTGCCCGCCGCGATATGCGAACCAATCCGACGCGTGTCGACAGTGTAGTGCTTGAAAATGGGCGTCGTTACACCGCCGAAGTTCACGTTCGGCGTGATCGAGTTGAAGTTTATCTGGATGACCAATTGCTGACGTCCCACTCTGGCGATGGCTCAGATCTATCCCTTCTTGAACTCTGGGAACTGCCCGAAAAGTCTTTGGGGTTAGGAGCTTACGACAGCGACACGACATTTCATCAAGTCCGAATTCGCCCCATTTCGAACTAA
- a CDS encoding RNA polymerase sigma factor, translated as METSVSFLDSLQHSADEEAWGRLVGMYSPLIQGWLKRNGASLADVEDVTQEVLTVVFRRFPEFRREPRPGAFRAWLRTITANCLRDHWRKKNKQPAGVGGSDFGQVVAQLEDPDSGLSAQWNREHDRHVIQYLLQEVRPAFTDNTWAAFQRFALDGLSADDVSQELGISVNAVFVAKSRVLARLRQRGLGLID; from the coding sequence ATGGAAACCTCTGTTAGCTTTCTCGACTCGCTTCAACACTCTGCCGACGAAGAGGCGTGGGGCCGTTTGGTCGGTATGTACTCGCCCCTCATTCAAGGATGGCTGAAGCGAAACGGGGCGTCGTTGGCCGATGTTGAAGACGTGACCCAGGAAGTCTTGACGGTTGTTTTTCGACGCTTTCCTGAATTTCGTCGCGAGCCTCGTCCGGGCGCATTCCGGGCCTGGCTGCGAACCATTACGGCGAATTGTCTGCGCGATCATTGGCGAAAGAAAAACAAGCAGCCGGCAGGCGTCGGCGGAAGCGACTTCGGCCAGGTCGTCGCCCAGTTGGAAGATCCCGATAGCGGGCTGAGTGCTCAATGGAATCGAGAGCATGATCGCCACGTGATACAATATCTGCTGCAAGAAGTCCGGCCTGCTTTTACCGACAACACCTGGGCTGCGTTCCAACGATTCGCCCTTGATGGTTTAAGTGCCGATGACGTCAGCCAAGAGCTCGGCATTTCCGTGAACGCAGTCTTTGTCGCCAAGTCGCGCGTCCTTGCGCGACTCCGGCAACGAGGGTTGGGCCTTATCGACTGA
- a CDS encoding Rho termination factor N-terminal domain-containing protein: MPSWTAKDDRQYEKIRDSNLDRGMSKKRAKEVAARTVNKQRRQDGKTPNKTTQGTGNPNRSLEDRTKDELYNLAQERNIRGRSKMTKSELIEAIRDRR, translated from the coding sequence ATGCCCAGTTGGACAGCCAAAGACGATCGGCAGTATGAAAAGATTCGCGACAGCAATCTCGATCGCGGGATGAGCAAAAAACGAGCGAAGGAGGTTGCCGCGCGGACGGTGAACAAACAGCGTCGGCAAGATGGAAAGACGCCGAACAAAACCACCCAAGGGACCGGCAACCCGAATCGGTCCCTTGAGGATCGCACCAAGGACGAGCTTTACAATCTCGCCCAGGAAAGAAACATCCGCGGCCGCAGTAAAATGACCAAGTCGGAACTTATCGAAGCGATACGTGATCGCCGTTAA
- a CDS encoding PQQ-binding-like beta-propeller repeat protein, whose protein sequence is MLRRCFTYVLLAAGFLVLTSSPAVAGPFRLVMQGNGKLAIVAENGEIEWEMPWGGIHDIHVLENGHIMVQQGAASVAEINPESKKVVWSYDSAKSNGNEGKRIEVHAFQPLANGNVMIAESGAGRIIEIDRNGKLLKEISLKLDHPHPHSDTRLVRKLDNGNYLVAHENDGHIREYDGKSGEVVWDFEVPMFGEESRGGHGPEAFGNKAFAAVRLKNGNTLVATGNGHSVIEVTPEKEVVWKIAQNDLPGITLAWVTTLEVLPNGNYVIGNCHAGPENPLLVEVDPKTKKVVWQFDRFDIFGNSAPNSQLLNVEGDVLR, encoded by the coding sequence ATGTTGCGTCGCTGCTTTACCTATGTCCTTCTGGCCGCTGGCTTTCTGGTACTTACCTCTTCTCCGGCTGTCGCTGGGCCGTTTCGCCTCGTCATGCAAGGCAACGGCAAACTGGCCATCGTCGCGGAAAATGGCGAGATCGAGTGGGAGATGCCATGGGGTGGTATCCATGATATTCACGTTTTGGAAAACGGGCACATCATGGTTCAGCAAGGTGCAGCGAGCGTTGCGGAAATCAATCCTGAATCGAAGAAGGTGGTCTGGTCGTACGATTCAGCCAAGAGCAACGGCAACGAGGGAAAACGCATTGAAGTGCACGCCTTCCAACCCCTCGCAAATGGGAACGTGATGATCGCCGAATCTGGCGCAGGACGAATCATCGAGATCGACCGAAACGGCAAATTGCTGAAGGAGATTTCGCTGAAGCTAGACCATCCGCATCCGCATTCCGATACCCGTCTCGTTCGCAAGCTGGACAACGGCAACTATCTGGTAGCGCACGAAAACGATGGCCACATTCGTGAATATGATGGCAAGAGCGGCGAGGTCGTTTGGGACTTTGAAGTCCCCATGTTCGGCGAAGAGTCCCGCGGCGGCCATGGTCCGGAAGCGTTTGGGAACAAAGCGTTCGCGGCAGTTCGCTTGAAGAATGGCAACACGCTCGTCGCGACAGGCAACGGACATAGCGTCATTGAAGTGACGCCTGAAAAGGAAGTCGTTTGGAAGATCGCCCAGAACGACTTACCTGGCATCACGTTGGCTTGGGTCACGACGCTGGAAGTTCTGCCTAACGGAAACTACGTGATTGGCAACTGCCACGCAGGTCCCGAAAACCCACTACTCGTGGAAGTGGATCCGAAAACGAAGAAGGTTGTCTGGCAATTCGATCGCTTCGACATCTTCGGCAATTCGGCTCCCAACTCGCAGCTACTAAATGTCGAAGGCGATGTACTTCGTTAA